In a single window of the Thermus amyloliquefaciens genome:
- a CDS encoding carbohydrate ABC transporter permease — protein sequence MRTWLRLGNRLLFYLLVAFVVVYSVFPFYWAVISSFKPSDALFASNPSFLPLPFTLEHYKNVFLQANFGRNLLNSLVVAGGATLLSLVLGVLAAYALGRLPFPPRNAVLYLVLAMTMFPQISVLGGLFMLLRQTGLFNTHLGLILSYLLFTLPFTVWVLVGYFKGLPRELEEAAYVDGATPLQTLVRIMLPLTGPGLVTTGLLAFIAAWNEYLFALTFTVGDEVKTVPPAIASFGGATPFEIPWGSIMAASVVVTVPLVVLVLIFQHRIVAGLTAGAVKG from the coding sequence ATGAGGACCTGGCTTCGCCTTGGAAATCGCCTGCTCTTTTACCTGCTGGTGGCCTTCGTGGTGGTGTATAGCGTCTTTCCCTTTTACTGGGCGGTGATCTCCAGCTTCAAGCCCTCCGACGCCCTTTTCGCCAGCAACCCCAGCTTTTTGCCGCTGCCCTTCACCCTGGAGCACTATAAGAACGTGTTTCTCCAGGCCAACTTTGGCCGCAATCTGCTGAACTCCTTGGTGGTGGCCGGCGGGGCCACCCTCCTTTCCCTGGTCCTTGGGGTGCTGGCCGCCTACGCTTTGGGTAGGTTGCCCTTCCCCCCCAGGAACGCCGTGCTCTACCTGGTGCTGGCCATGACCATGTTCCCCCAGATCTCCGTCCTGGGAGGGCTTTTCATGCTGCTCCGCCAGACGGGCTTATTCAACACCCATTTGGGCCTTATCCTCAGCTATCTCCTTTTCACCCTCCCTTTTACCGTCTGGGTCCTGGTGGGTTATTTCAAGGGTTTGCCCCGGGAGCTGGAGGAGGCGGCTTATGTGGACGGAGCCACCCCTTTGCAGACCTTGGTGCGCATCATGCTTCCCCTTACGGGCCCGGGTCTAGTGACCACGGGGCTTCTGGCTTTTATCGCCGCTTGGAACGAGTACCTCTTCGCCCTCACCTTCACCGTGGGCGATGAGGTTAAGACGGTCCCTCCAGCCATCGCCAGCTTTGGGGGAGCCACGCCCTTTGAGATCCCCTGGGGCTCCATCATGGCGGCCAGCGTGGTGGTGACCGTGCCCCTGGTGGTGCTGGTATTGATCTTCCAGCACCGCATCGTGGCGGGGCTAACCGCTGGCGCCGTCAAGGGGTAG
- a CDS encoding carboxylesterase/lipase family protein → MNPFPKVGLLGLALGLALGQEIPVETPLGLALGQVEKGVMAFYGLPYAEAGRFQAPRPVASWPPGAGRERVACPQVPGTTARLGGFIPPQREECLVANLFLPLRPPPPGGFPVMVYLHGGGFTSGSAAEPIYGGHRLAQEGVVVVTANYRLGPLGFLALPALEREDPRAVGNYGLLDAIEALRFVQRYIPYFGGDPQNVTLFGESAGGMLVCTLLATPEARGLFHKAILQSGGCHQVRPLKGDFSFGEGWAKTLGCPPEDLACLRRLPLSRLFPEEREALPDVNAAVLGFPNSPFKPHLGALLPESPLEALRKGQARDIPLLVGANLEELTFPGLSWLLGPRTWEEFGQRLASQGIPPRKRETLQEAYQKRFPDPAQAWGVAQTDLLLLCPSLKAARLQAPFAPTYAYLFAFRVPGFEGLGAFHGLELAPLFGNLGEMPFLPLFLSAEAQEKAEALGKRMRRYWVGFAREGKPRGWPRWPTYEEGHLLLLDEPPRLLPDPFGERCGVLEALGLL, encoded by the coding sequence ATGAACCCCTTTCCAAAAGTGGGGCTTTTGGGGCTCGCCCTTGGCCTGGCCCTGGGCCAGGAGATCCCCGTGGAAACCCCCCTCGGCCTGGCCCTGGGCCAGGTGGAAAAGGGGGTTATGGCCTTCTATGGGCTCCCTTATGCGGAGGCTGGCCGCTTCCAAGCTCCCAGGCCGGTGGCCTCCTGGCCCCCAGGGGCGGGAAGGGAACGGGTGGCCTGTCCGCAAGTCCCCGGGACCACGGCCCGGCTAGGGGGGTTCATCCCCCCCCAAAGGGAAGAGTGCCTGGTGGCCAACCTCTTCCTCCCCCTAAGGCCCCCGCCCCCAGGGGGCTTCCCCGTGATGGTCTACCTGCACGGGGGTGGCTTCACCTCGGGAAGCGCCGCCGAGCCCATCTACGGGGGGCACCGCCTGGCCCAGGAGGGGGTGGTGGTGGTCACGGCAAACTACCGCCTCGGCCCCTTGGGGTTTCTGGCCCTTCCCGCCCTGGAAAGGGAAGATCCCAGGGCGGTGGGCAACTATGGCCTTTTGGACGCGATAGAGGCGCTACGCTTCGTCCAGCGCTATATCCCCTACTTCGGCGGCGATCCCCAGAACGTGACCCTCTTCGGGGAGTCCGCTGGGGGCATGCTGGTCTGCACCCTGTTGGCCACCCCCGAGGCCCGGGGGCTTTTCCACAAGGCCATCCTCCAGTCGGGGGGTTGCCACCAGGTGCGCCCTTTGAAAGGGGACTTTTCCTTCGGGGAAGGGTGGGCCAAGACCCTGGGCTGCCCTCCCGAGGACCTGGCCTGTCTCCGCCGCCTTCCCCTTTCCCGCCTCTTTCCTGAGGAAAGGGAAGCCCTTCCCGACGTCAACGCCGCCGTACTGGGCTTCCCCAACTCCCCCTTCAAACCCCACCTGGGGGCCCTGCTTCCGGAAAGCCCCCTCGAGGCCCTCCGGAAGGGGCAAGCCCGGGATATCCCCTTGCTGGTGGGGGCCAACCTGGAGGAACTCACCTTCCCCGGCCTCTCCTGGCTTTTGGGTCCCAGGACCTGGGAGGAGTTCGGCCAAAGGCTGGCCTCCCAAGGCATACCCCCCAGGAAGCGGGAGACCCTGCAGGAGGCCTACCAAAAGCGTTTCCCTGATCCCGCCCAGGCCTGGGGAGTGGCCCAGACGGACCTCCTTCTCCTCTGCCCCTCCCTGAAGGCGGCCAGGCTTCAGGCCCCCTTCGCCCCCACCTACGCCTACCTCTTCGCCTTCCGCGTCCCCGGCTTTGAGGGCCTGGGGGCCTTCCACGGCCTGGAGCTCGCTCCCCTTTTTGGAAATCTAGGGGAGATGCCCTTTCTGCCCCTCTTCCTCAGCGCCGAGGCCCAGGAAAAGGCCGAGGCCCTGGGGAAACGCATGCGCCGCTACTGGGTGGGTTTCGCCCGGGAGGGGAAGCCCCGGGGCTGGCCCCGCTGGCCCACCTACGAGGAGGGCCACCTCCTCCTTTTGGACGAGCCCCCACGCCTCCTCCCGGATCCCTTTGGGGAAAGGTGTGGTGTCCTCGAGGCCCTGGGGCTACTATAG
- a CDS encoding carbohydrate ABC transporter permease, producing the protein MLTQRQVRLAWALVLPTLLVVVLVAGYPLAQVFYWSLFRADIAFVEPPEFVGLKNYLYLLQDPDFRQALWNTVKFTVISVSLETLLGLAIALVIHSNFKGRGLVRTAILIPWAIPTVVSAKMWQWMLHDVYGVINILGVKLGILSQKVAFLARPELVLPAIIAVDVWKTTPFMALLLLAGLQLIPEELYEAASIDGATRWQQFWTITLPLLTPALVVALIFRTLDALRVFDVIFVMSGVNPATRTLAVYNRQTLIDFQDLGYGSAISVAILVLIFLFVVAYMRTLGREALR; encoded by the coding sequence ATGCTGACCCAACGGCAGGTGCGTTTGGCCTGGGCCCTGGTCCTTCCCACCCTATTGGTGGTGGTGTTGGTGGCGGGGTACCCCCTGGCCCAGGTCTTTTACTGGTCTTTGTTCCGGGCGGATATCGCCTTTGTGGAGCCTCCGGAGTTCGTGGGTTTAAAGAACTACCTTTACCTTCTCCAGGACCCCGATTTCCGCCAGGCCCTATGGAACACGGTGAAGTTCACGGTGATCTCCGTCAGCCTGGAAACCCTTTTGGGATTGGCCATTGCCTTGGTCATCCATTCCAACTTCAAGGGCCGGGGCTTGGTGCGCACCGCCATCCTCATTCCCTGGGCCATCCCCACGGTGGTTTCCGCCAAGATGTGGCAGTGGATGCTCCACGATGTCTACGGGGTGATCAACATCCTGGGGGTGAAGCTGGGCATCCTGTCGCAGAAGGTGGCCTTCCTGGCTCGCCCCGAGCTGGTGCTTCCCGCCATCATCGCCGTGGATGTATGGAAGACCACCCCCTTCATGGCCCTTCTTCTCCTGGCCGGCCTTCAGCTGATTCCTGAGGAGCTTTACGAGGCCGCCAGCATCGACGGGGCCACCCGTTGGCAGCAGTTTTGGACCATTACCCTTCCCCTTCTTACCCCCGCCTTGGTGGTGGCCCTCATCTTCCGTACCCTGGATGCCTTACGGGTGTTCGACGTGATCTTCGTGATGAGTGGGGTCAATCCGGCTACCCGCACCCTGGCCGTCTACAACCGTCAGACCTTGATAGATTTCCAGGACCTGGGGTATGGGTCGGCCATAAGCGTGGCGATCCTGGTCTTAATTTTCCTTTTCGTGGTGGCCTACATGCGCACCCTGGGTAGGGAGGCTTTGCGATGA
- a CDS encoding phosphoglucomutase has product MDLPKLLTLYYEERPDPQNPLQRVAFGTSGHRGTSLKGTFTEAHVLAIAQAIADLRASFGATGPLFLAKDTHALSEPAWATALAVFAANGLEVRIAADGGPTPTPLVSLAILEHNAHHEAKADGVLLTPSHNPPEDGGFKYNPPTGGPADTRTTKAIEERANALLGEGLKGVKRLPFREALKVARPFDYTGLYVENVGEAVDLEAIRASGLRLGVDPLGGASLRVWERLAEAYRLNLEVVNPTLDPTFRFMPKDHDGKIRMDCSSPYAMAGLLALKERYDLAVGNDPDADRHGIVTPRGLMNPNHYLAAAVFHLYTTRTWRGAKVGKTAVTSALLDRVARALGREVYETPVGFKYFVEGLLEGWLGFGGEESAGASFLRFDGRPFSTDKDGILLGLLAAEILAKRKKAPDELYEELAQSLGRPFYARKDLPISPEAKARLARLSPEDVEAKELAEEPILAILTRAPGNGEPLGGLKVVTENAWFAARPSGTEDVAKVYAESFKGEGHLKEVLETAMELVRKTLG; this is encoded by the coding sequence ATGGACCTTCCCAAGCTCCTCACCCTTTACTACGAAGAGCGCCCGGACCCCCAAAACCCCCTCCAACGGGTGGCCTTCGGCACCAGTGGCCACCGGGGCACCAGCCTCAAGGGCACCTTCACCGAGGCCCATGTGCTGGCCATCGCCCAGGCCATCGCCGACCTTCGGGCCTCCTTTGGAGCCACCGGGCCCCTCTTCCTGGCCAAGGACACCCACGCCCTCTCCGAACCCGCCTGGGCCACCGCCCTGGCGGTCTTCGCCGCCAACGGCCTCGAGGTGCGCATCGCCGCGGACGGAGGCCCCACCCCCACCCCCCTGGTCTCCCTGGCCATCCTGGAGCACAACGCCCACCACGAGGCCAAGGCCGATGGGGTCCTCCTCACCCCCAGCCACAACCCCCCAGAGGACGGCGGCTTCAAGTACAACCCCCCCACGGGCGGCCCCGCGGATACCCGCACCACCAAGGCCATAGAGGAAAGGGCCAACGCCCTCCTTGGGGAAGGGCTAAAGGGGGTGAAGCGCCTGCCCTTCAGGGAAGCCCTAAAGGTAGCCAGGCCTTTTGACTACACCGGGCTCTACGTGGAAAATGTGGGGGAGGCGGTGGACCTCGAGGCCATCCGGGCCTCCGGCCTGCGCCTGGGGGTGGACCCTTTGGGGGGTGCAAGCCTAAGGGTGTGGGAACGGCTGGCCGAGGCCTACCGGCTAAACCTGGAGGTGGTGAACCCCACCCTAGATCCCACCTTCCGCTTCATGCCCAAGGACCACGACGGCAAGATCCGCATGGACTGCTCCAGCCCCTACGCCATGGCGGGTCTTCTGGCCCTGAAGGAACGCTATGACCTGGCCGTCGGCAACGACCCCGACGCCGACCGCCACGGGATCGTGACCCCAAGGGGCCTCATGAACCCCAACCACTACCTGGCCGCCGCCGTCTTCCACCTCTACACCACCCGCACCTGGCGGGGGGCCAAGGTGGGCAAAACGGCGGTGACCAGCGCCCTTCTGGACCGGGTGGCCAGGGCGTTGGGCCGGGAGGTGTACGAGACCCCGGTGGGCTTCAAATACTTCGTGGAGGGGCTTTTAGAAGGCTGGCTCGGCTTCGGGGGCGAAGAGAGCGCCGGAGCAAGCTTCCTCCGCTTTGACGGCAGGCCCTTCTCCACCGATAAGGACGGCATCCTCCTCGGGCTTTTGGCGGCGGAGATCCTGGCCAAGCGGAAGAAGGCTCCCGATGAACTCTACGAGGAACTGGCCCAAAGCCTAGGCCGGCCCTTCTACGCCCGCAAGGACCTCCCCATCTCCCCCGAGGCCAAGGCCAGGTTGGCCCGCCTCTCCCCCGAGGACGTGGAGGCAAAGGAGCTGGCAGAGGAGCCCATCCTGGCCATCCTCACCCGCGCCCCAGGAAACGGGGAGCCCCTGGGGGGCCTCAAGGTGGTGACGGAAAACGCCTGGTTCGCCGCCCGGCCCAGCGGCACCGAGGACGTGGCCAAGGTGTACGCGGAAAGCTTCAAAGGGGAGGGGCACCTTAAAGAGGTCCTGGAAACCGCCATGGAACTGGTGCGCAAGACCCTTGGCTAA
- a CDS encoding TRAP transporter substrate-binding protein has protein sequence MKRRDFLKKTGIGVAASAAFGPVFAQAQPTLRWRLTSSFPKSLDTLFGGAEEFAQRVAELTGGKLQIRVYQAGEIVPGLQVLDAVQQGTVEMGQTASYYYVGKSQALAFDAGVPFGLTYRQQNAWMYHGGGIGLFRSIFADFGIIQFPAGNTGVQMGGWFRREIKGLADLKGLKMRIPGPGGQVMSRLGVVPQVLAGGDIYPALERGAIDATEWVGPYDDEKLGFYKVAKYYYYPGWHEPGTQLTLYVNLKEWQKLPKEYQQAIEVAASEVNLTMQAKYDQLNAAALQRLIKNGVRLRKWPAEILKAAQKAAFEWFEEESAKDATYRKVYTAWKKFREEQYRWFGVAELGYEQFAFPAV, from the coding sequence ATGAAGCGGCGTGACTTCTTGAAAAAGACAGGTATCGGCGTGGCGGCCAGCGCGGCGTTTGGCCCAGTCTTTGCCCAGGCCCAGCCCACCCTAAGGTGGCGCCTCACCAGTAGCTTTCCCAAAAGCCTAGACACGCTTTTCGGCGGGGCTGAGGAATTTGCCCAGAGGGTGGCGGAGCTCACGGGAGGCAAGCTGCAGATCCGCGTCTACCAGGCGGGGGAGATCGTGCCCGGGCTACAGGTGCTGGATGCGGTGCAGCAGGGCACCGTGGAGATGGGCCAGACCGCCAGCTACTACTACGTGGGCAAAAGCCAGGCTTTGGCCTTTGATGCGGGGGTGCCCTTCGGCCTCACCTACCGCCAGCAAAACGCCTGGATGTACCACGGGGGCGGCATCGGTCTCTTCCGTTCCATCTTCGCGGACTTCGGCATCATCCAGTTCCCCGCAGGAAACACGGGCGTGCAGATGGGCGGCTGGTTCCGTAGGGAGATCAAGGGCTTGGCGGATCTAAAGGGGCTTAAGATGCGCATCCCTGGTCCTGGGGGCCAGGTGATGAGCCGGCTTGGGGTGGTGCCCCAGGTGTTGGCGGGCGGCGACATCTATCCCGCTCTAGAGCGCGGTGCCATTGACGCCACCGAGTGGGTTGGCCCCTACGACGATGAAAAGCTGGGCTTCTATAAGGTGGCCAAGTACTACTACTACCCCGGCTGGCACGAGCCTGGGACCCAGCTCACCCTTTACGTGAACCTGAAGGAGTGGCAGAAGCTTCCCAAGGAGTATCAGCAGGCCATTGAGGTGGCGGCCTCGGAGGTGAACCTCACCATGCAGGCCAAGTACGACCAGCTGAACGCCGCAGCCCTCCAGCGCCTCATCAAGAACGGTGTTCGCCTCCGGAAGTGGCCTGCTGAGATTCTAAAGGCGGCTCAGAAGGCGGCCTTTGAGTGGTTTGAGGAAGAATCCGCCAAAGACGCTACCTACAGGAAGGTCTACACCGCCTGGAAGAAGTTCCGCGAGGAGCAGTACCGCTGGTTCGGGGTGGCGGAGCTGGGCTACGAGCAGTTCGCCTTCCCCGCCGTCTGA
- a CDS encoding molybdopterin oxidoreductase family protein, producing the protein MKPRATCPLDCPDACSLLLTFREGRLVGVEGDPRHPVTRGFACAKTYRYPERVRERLLHPLRRVGRKGEGRFQRVSWEEALGEIAERLKAVLDAHGGEAVLPYHYAGTMGLVENQHPLAFFRAIGASELLETICASAGGAAWEMTYGPRLAPDPEEVPQARYILLWGINSLSTNSHLTPFLKEARKRGAKVVHIDPYENPTSRFADEHLKLRPGTDAALAYALAHVLFREGLVDWAYLREAATGVEKYQRKAEDWTPARAEALTGVPKEAIERLAREMGEAKRVFVRVGYGMTRHPGGGNALRAVILLPALLGAWRYPGCGAMLSTSGAFPLNKRFLGGRHLLEGEHPHEGYFRPNPRVRRVNMNELGSALTRLEPPIRALFVFNSNPLVVAPNTGRVKEGLSREDLFTVVLEQVMTETALYADYLLPATFFYEHPDLYTSYGHYYLSWNEPLAEPEGEARPNTWVFRELAKRLGLQEPTLYWTAEEVARSLLDTDHPYLEGITLERLKREGFVKLHLPKPFLPFAQGPVRFSPPPEVIPTEPLPGYPLILLTPPAHRFLNTTYGNVRALVEAEGGEPRLLIHPQDAEARGIAEGMLVHIRSPQGRVVRKAKVTEAPMPGTVVLEGTWWEKWAPDGKGINHLTAERLTDLGGGSTFHSTPVEVEPLRLA; encoded by the coding sequence ATGAAACCCCGCGCCACCTGCCCCCTGGACTGCCCGGACGCCTGTAGCCTCCTCCTCACCTTTAGGGAGGGAAGGCTCGTGGGGGTGGAGGGCGACCCCCGCCACCCCGTCACCCGGGGTTTCGCCTGCGCCAAAACCTACCGGTATCCCGAAAGGGTAAGGGAACGCCTCCTCCACCCCCTGCGCCGGGTGGGGAGGAAGGGGGAGGGCCGCTTCCAGCGGGTCTCCTGGGAGGAGGCCCTGGGGGAGATTGCGGAAAGGCTCAAGGCCGTCCTGGACGCCCACGGGGGGGAGGCCGTCCTCCCCTACCACTACGCGGGCACCATGGGCCTCGTGGAAAACCAGCACCCCTTGGCCTTCTTCCGGGCCATCGGGGCCAGCGAACTTCTGGAGACCATCTGCGCCAGCGCGGGGGGCGCCGCCTGGGAGATGACCTACGGGCCCCGCCTGGCCCCAGACCCCGAGGAGGTCCCCCAGGCCCGCTACATCCTCCTTTGGGGCATCAACAGCCTCTCCACCAACAGCCACCTCACCCCCTTCCTCAAGGAGGCGAGGAAGCGGGGGGCCAAGGTGGTGCACATTGACCCCTACGAGAACCCCACGAGCCGCTTCGCCGATGAGCACCTCAAGCTCCGCCCCGGCACGGACGCCGCCTTGGCCTACGCCTTGGCCCACGTCCTCTTCCGGGAGGGCCTGGTGGACTGGGCGTACCTGAGGGAAGCCGCCACCGGGGTTGAGAAGTACCAAAGGAAAGCCGAGGACTGGACCCCAGCCAGGGCCGAGGCCCTGACCGGGGTGCCGAAGGAGGCCATCGAGCGGCTGGCCCGGGAGATGGGGGAGGCGAAGCGGGTCTTCGTAAGGGTGGGCTACGGCATGACCCGCCACCCGGGGGGAGGCAACGCCCTGCGGGCCGTGATTCTCCTTCCCGCCCTCCTGGGGGCTTGGCGCTACCCAGGGTGCGGGGCCATGCTTTCCACCAGCGGGGCCTTCCCCCTGAATAAGCGCTTCCTGGGGGGCAGGCACCTCCTGGAGGGGGAGCACCCCCACGAGGGCTACTTCCGCCCCAACCCCAGGGTGCGCCGGGTCAACATGAACGAGCTGGGAAGCGCCCTCACCCGCCTCGAGCCCCCCATAAGGGCCCTTTTCGTCTTCAACTCCAACCCCCTGGTGGTGGCCCCCAACACGGGAAGGGTCAAGGAGGGGCTTTCGCGGGAGGACCTCTTCACCGTGGTGCTGGAGCAGGTGATGACGGAGACCGCCCTTTACGCCGACTACCTCCTCCCCGCCACCTTCTTCTACGAGCACCCCGACCTCTACACCAGCTATGGGCACTACTACCTCTCCTGGAACGAGCCCCTAGCCGAGCCCGAGGGGGAGGCAAGGCCCAACACCTGGGTCTTCCGGGAACTGGCCAAGAGGCTCGGCCTGCAGGAACCCACCCTCTACTGGACCGCAGAGGAGGTGGCCCGAAGTCTCCTGGACACCGACCATCCCTACCTGGAGGGCATCACCCTGGAAAGGCTCAAGCGGGAGGGCTTCGTAAAGCTCCACCTCCCCAAGCCCTTCCTCCCCTTCGCCCAGGGCCCGGTGCGCTTCAGCCCACCCCCGGAGGTCATCCCCACGGAACCCCTGCCGGGCTACCCCCTGATCCTCCTCACCCCTCCTGCCCACCGCTTCCTCAACACCACCTACGGGAACGTCCGGGCCCTGGTGGAGGCGGAAGGCGGCGAGCCCCGCCTCCTCATCCATCCCCAGGACGCCGAGGCCCGGGGCATCGCCGAGGGCATGCTGGTCCACATCCGCTCCCCCCAAGGGAGGGTGGTGCGCAAGGCCAAGGTGACGGAGGCCCCCATGCCGGGGACGGTGGTCCTCGAGGGCACCTGGTGGGAAAAGTGGGCCCCGGATGGCAAGGGCATCAACCACCTCACCGCGGAAAGGCTCACCGACCTAGGGGGCGGAAGCACCTTCCACTCCACCCCGGTGGAGGTGGAGCCCCTTCGCCTGGCCTGA
- a CDS encoding DUF4384 domain-containing protein produces the protein MRLLFPLLAGLLSACTVTLEGFTLSYRWDFTPVILRFEPDRGAGATYYVGEEVRFFLTLADPGWISLVAIDPDGRTYELDRLYLGRGTHVLPPGAYSYTLTPPRGLQRVRAIYMDGPPGSLRLEGVYTDWDARLRVYLEASGARHYQVVETYFYVR, from the coding sequence ATGCGGCTTCTTTTCCCCCTCCTGGCGGGCTTGCTCTCGGCCTGCACCGTGACCCTCGAGGGGTTTACGTTAAGCTACCGTTGGGACTTTACCCCGGTCATCCTGCGCTTTGAGCCGGACCGGGGGGCGGGGGCCACCTACTACGTGGGGGAGGAGGTCCGGTTCTTCCTCACCCTGGCGGACCCCGGCTGGATAAGCCTGGTGGCCATCGATCCCGATGGGCGCACCTACGAGCTGGACCGCTTGTACCTGGGCCGCGGCACCCACGTGCTCCCTCCCGGGGCCTATAGCTACACCCTCACGCCCCCGAGGGGGCTCCAGCGGGTGCGGGCCATCTACATGGATGGCCCGCCTGGGAGCCTGCGCCTGGAAGGGGTATATACCGACTGGGACGCCCGGCTCAGGGTGTACCTGGAGGCCTCGGGAGCCCGCCACTACCAGGTGGTGGAAACCTACTTCTACGTCCGCTGA
- a CDS encoding TRAP transporter substrate-binding protein → MKRRDFLKKAGIGVAASAAFGPVFAQAQPTVRWRLASSFPKSLDTIYGAAEVLAERVSTLTGGRFQIRPYQAGEIVPGLQVLDAVQQGTVEVGHTASYYYVGKNSAFAFDTALPFGFTARQQNAWFYHGGGIEATRPLYADFGLIQFPGGNTGAQMGGWFRKEIKSVDDLKGLKMRIPGLGGVVMSRLGVVPQTLAGGDIYPALERGTVDAAEWVGPYDDLKLGFYKVAKYYYYPGWWEPGPALVFIVNLKEWQKLPKEYQQAFEVAAAEANLSMVARYDAQNPKALQTLLQRGVRLRKFPNDVLKAAQKAAFELFEEEAAKNPLYKKVYTAWKKFREEQYRWFGVAELGYEQFAFPSV, encoded by the coding sequence ATGAAAAGACGGGATTTTTTGAAGAAGGCAGGTATCGGCGTAGCGGCCAGCGCGGCCTTCGGCCCAGTCTTTGCCCAGGCCCAGCCCACGGTGAGGTGGCGGCTAGCCTCGAGCTTCCCTAAGAGCCTGGACACCATTTATGGGGCAGCGGAGGTGTTGGCGGAGCGGGTTTCCACCCTCACCGGCGGCCGCTTCCAGATCCGCCCCTACCAGGCGGGGGAGATCGTGCCCGGGCTACAGGTGCTGGACGCGGTGCAGCAAGGTACCGTGGAGGTGGGTCACACCGCCAGCTACTACTACGTGGGTAAGAACTCCGCCTTTGCCTTTGACACCGCCTTGCCCTTCGGCTTCACCGCCCGCCAGCAGAACGCCTGGTTCTACCATGGTGGGGGCATTGAGGCTACCCGGCCCCTGTATGCGGACTTCGGCCTGATTCAGTTTCCTGGGGGAAACACCGGTGCCCAGATGGGAGGCTGGTTCCGCAAGGAGATTAAGAGCGTGGACGACCTCAAGGGCCTCAAGATGCGCATCCCCGGCCTGGGCGGAGTGGTGATGAGCCGGCTTGGGGTGGTGCCCCAGACCTTGGCCGGCGGCGACATCTATCCCGCCTTGGAACGGGGCACCGTGGACGCCGCGGAGTGGGTGGGCCCCTACGACGACCTGAAGCTGGGCTTCTACAAGGTGGCCAAGTACTATTATTACCCCGGCTGGTGGGAGCCCGGTCCCGCCCTGGTCTTCATCGTCAACCTCAAGGAGTGGCAGAAGCTCCCCAAGGAGTACCAGCAGGCCTTTGAGGTGGCTGCCGCCGAGGCCAACCTAAGCATGGTCGCCCGCTACGACGCCCAAAACCCCAAGGCGCTCCAGACCCTATTGCAAAGGGGGGTGCGGTTGAGGAAGTTCCCTAACGATGTCCTCAAAGCTGCCCAGAAAGCCGCGTTTGAGCTCTTTGAGGAGGAGGCGGCCAAGAACCCGCTTTACAAGAAGGTCTATACCGCCTGGAAGAAGTTCCGCGAGGAGCAGTACCGCTGGTTTGGGGTGGCAGAGCTGGGCTACGAGCAGTTCGCCTTCCCTTCCGTCTAG
- a CDS encoding ABC transporter substrate-binding protein has protein sequence MRRREFLKKAGVGLVASALWGPALVRAQAGPVIRVAGDSTAVGEGGRWMKEMVEAWGKKTGTRVEYIDSPADTNDRLALYQQYWAARSPDVDVYMIDVIWPGIVAPHALDLKPYFSENELKEFFPRIVQNNTIRGKLTSIPFFTDAGILYYRKDLLEKYGFKNPPRTWAELEQMAKKVMEGERKAGNRDFWGFVFQGKAYEGLTCDALEWIYSHKGGRIIEPDGTVSINNGRAALALNTIRRFVGTIAPSGVTSYAEEEARNVWQQGNSLFMRNWPYAYALGQAEGSPIRGKFGVTVLPKGGADAPNAATLGGWQLMVSAYSRYPKESADLVRYLASYEVQKDNAVRLSRLPTRPALYTDRDVLGRNPWFRDLLPVFQNAVSRPSDVAGAKYNQVSEAIWTEVHSVLTGKKTGEVAVRDLEGRLRRILR, from the coding sequence ATGAGGCGTAGAGAGTTTCTCAAGAAGGCAGGGGTTGGGCTGGTTGCCAGCGCCCTTTGGGGGCCGGCCTTGGTGCGGGCCCAAGCGGGCCCGGTCATCCGTGTGGCTGGGGACTCCACCGCGGTGGGCGAGGGTGGCCGCTGGATGAAGGAGATGGTGGAGGCCTGGGGCAAGAAGACGGGCACCCGGGTGGAGTACATAGACTCCCCGGCGGATACCAACGACCGCTTGGCCCTCTACCAGCAGTACTGGGCGGCCAGGAGCCCGGATGTGGACGTTTACATGATCGACGTGATCTGGCCGGGCATCGTGGCTCCCCATGCCCTTGACCTGAAGCCGTACTTCTCGGAGAACGAGCTCAAGGAGTTCTTCCCCCGCATTGTCCAGAACAACACCATCCGCGGTAAGCTCACCTCCATTCCCTTCTTTACAGATGCGGGCATCCTCTATTACCGCAAAGACCTTCTGGAAAAGTACGGGTTCAAGAACCCGCCCCGCACCTGGGCAGAGCTGGAGCAGATGGCCAAGAAGGTCATGGAGGGAGAGCGCAAGGCGGGCAACCGCGACTTCTGGGGCTTTGTCTTCCAAGGCAAGGCCTACGAGGGCCTCACCTGCGACGCCTTGGAGTGGATCTACTCCCATAAGGGCGGGCGCATCATCGAGCCGGATGGCACCGTCAGCATCAACAATGGCCGCGCCGCTTTAGCCCTCAACACCATCCGCCGCTTCGTGGGCACCATTGCCCCTTCTGGGGTCACCAGCTACGCGGAAGAGGAGGCTAGGAACGTCTGGCAACAGGGCAATAGCCTCTTCATGCGCAACTGGCCCTACGCCTACGCCCTGGGCCAGGCGGAGGGAAGCCCCATCCGCGGCAAGTTTGGGGTCACGGTGCTTCCCAAGGGCGGAGCCGATGCGCCCAACGCCGCTACCCTGGGTGGTTGGCAGCTCATGGTTTCCGCCTACAGCCGCTACCCCAAGGAGTCGGCCGATCTGGTGAGGTACCTGGCCTCCTACGAGGTGCAAAAGGACAACGCCGTGCGGCTTTCCCGCCTGCCCACCCGGCCGGCCCTCTACACCGACCGGGACGTCCTGGGCAGGAACCCTTGGTTCCGCGACCTTCTCCCCGTCTTCCAGAACGCGGTTTCCCGGCCTTCTGATGTGGCTGGCGCCAAGTACAACCAGGTGTCCGAGGCCATCTGGACCGAGGTGCACAGCGTGCTAACCGGGAAGAAGACCGGGGAGGTGGCGGTGCGGGACCTCGAGGGCCGCTTGCGCCGTATCCTGCGCTAA